In Temnothorax longispinosus isolate EJ_2023e chromosome 2, Tlon_JGU_v1, whole genome shotgun sequence, one DNA window encodes the following:
- the LOC139808562 gene encoding uncharacterized protein isoform X1 — translation MEISRRSRRHRNGASRSIEGGPWRVSRERSGVPGRDGNHDGDRAHTLTMRLFKRYTADTSPQLVSAVPISQDVAAANNAESNTSERSEKKLKADDRLEGILPVKEDTDTPKEPTDPSILTRKGISTWGRKMGRRWDQMKRSDSSELLSVPRRRRRWSPHRKSGYDEISSEKENGNSELPKPKRIPRVESLRNLFRTGGDHSLNGKSSTRSATIQEEDAVVNVSHCPMGKTLSEGAIKKLPFRGIYAENFDDREVTEINREMFRQKKLQLSRSIQDLQEQQRLLDYILKNHESLKPRQGDASARETLENVGTSASPKSLGETKSETPTRTPDHHQSAGNATVNEAKGNSCPQGSSAGSLTGLEDLLSNLRIGCDESGYDSDSTRAGADSPDSEKSAVPPLLKPRSFSITSDDYRGIDLSLLEGSQKKHASTVTESRSSETCDSKIEKVNAADAAVDVAANNSSFNESNATQSTVLMSEEDDTDSCDEDTFADFPEYRPDLTKVYSKTEADLLPKSREALTKATTATSVLLGEDLTKLHVTDRNDLSVTPQCDDADARGTDDVKIKVDSDERKLCVTPESHVNVSQMAKFQNLLKDKKSKNRKCSSPSVLHLLDHAASPCKDTPPANKIHSLSDAITNPLRYYSPKRSRSTLELDTLDVPRNAAKKVSSVPIASIIKPVTAANKILVRRELKTMKLTVSHAAGLGISVERCEAARPFYVIAKMDPNGEAAKSRQFRIGDEIVRVCGRRIRGMSMAEARNALRSCVGTVELQIAREPIPSFGEEIGDTWGNALTRTRSDPDAWISKNKRLELSVPSDDTLSSTNARIHRAVDDATVSFQKMTGMKKFQVVRKRSAEAPPVRRGSSLSIDLLTIILEKGAPKKLGFSIVGGVDSNKGRMGIFVKDIMLGGQAAEEGTLRVGDEILAINGSSLDGLTHAKALQMFKSAKAGNLILHVARRDPTHKRYVTQSKSYDCLDKLTKSTDE, via the exons caTACCCTCACGATGCGTCTATTCAAACGTTACACAGCTGATACGAGTCCGCAGCTCGTTTCGGCTGTGCCTATATCTCAAGACGTTGCGGCTGCGAATAATGCCGAAAGCAATACGTCTGAAAGATCGGAGAAGAAATTGAAGGCGGACGACAGATTGGAAGGTATACTTCCAGTCAAAGAAGACACCGACACGCCGAAAGAACCGACGGACCCTTCTATCCTGACTCGTAAAG GAATTTCCACGTGGGGACGGAAGATGGGTCGACGATGGGATCAAATGAAGAGGTCGGACAGCTCCGAATTGCTTTCGGTgccgcgacggcgacgacggtgGAGCCCGCATCGGAAAAGCGGCTACGATGAAATCTCgagcgagaaagaaaac GGAAATAGCGAACTCCCGAAACCAAAGAGAATTCCCAGAGTAGAATCGTTGAGAAATCTCTTCAGAACCGGTGGCGATCATTCTCTTAACGGCAAGAGTTCTACGAGAAGCGCGACGATCCAGGAGGAGGATGCAGTTGTCAATGTTAGCCATTGCCCGATGGGGAAGACCCTCAGCGAAGGTGCGATCAAGAAGCTCCCATTTCGAGGTATTTACGCAGAGAATTTCGACGATCGCGAGGTCACTGAAATCAATCGGGAAATGTTCCGCCAAAAGAAATTGCAACTGAGTCGCAGCATACAGGATCTGCAGGAGCAACAGCGACTGTTGGATTACATACTCAAGAATCACGAGAGCCTGAAGCCGCGTCAGGGTGACGCGTCCGCGAGAGAAACGTTGGAGAACGTTGGAACGAGCGCGAGTCCGAAATCTTTGGGGGAGACGAAAAGTGAGACCCCGACGCGAACGCCTGATCATCATCAGTCTGCCGGTAACGCGACTGTCAACGAAGCTAAAGGAAATTCGTGTCCCCAAGGATCATCTGCCGGCTCGCTGACCGGTCTGGAAGATCTGCTGAGCAATCTGCGCATAGGTTGCGACGAAAGCGGCTACGATTCGGACAGTACGCGAGCCGGCGCGGACTCGCCGGACAGCGAAAAATCGGCGGTGCCTCCCTTGTTGAAGCCGCGCAGTTTCTCGATAACATCGGACGATTATCGCGGTATTGACTTATCTCTACTCGAGGGTTCGCAGAAAAAACACGCAAGTACCGTGACCGAATCACGTTCGTCGGAAACGTGCGATTCGAAGATCGAGAAGGTCAACGCCGCCGATGCCGCTGTCGATGTCGCGGCGAACAATTCTTCCTTCAATGAGTCGAACGCAACCCAATCCACCGTGTTAATGTCGGAGGAGGACGACACGGACAGCTGCGACGAGGATACTTTTGCCGATTTTCCGGAATACCGACCGGATTTAACGAAAGTTTATTCTAAGACGGAAGCGGATCTCTTGCCAAAGTCTCGCGAGGCTCTAACGAAAGCAACGACCGCGACATCCGTTCTGCTCGGTGAGGATTTAACGAAACTCCACGTGACAGACCGTAACGATCTCAGCGTTACACCGCAATGTGACGATGCTGATGCGCGTGGCACCGATGATGTCAAAATAAAAGTCGATTCCGACGAGAGGAAACTTTGTGTAACGCCGGAAAGTCATGTTAACGTATCCCAGATGgctaaatttcaaaatttactgAAGGACAAGAAGTCTAAAAATCGAAAATGCTCAAGTCCAAGTGTACTGCACCTCTTGGACCACGCGGCGTCCCCGTGCAAGGACACTCCACCGGCTAACAAAATCCATTCCTTATCTGACGCAATAACTAATCCTTTACGATACTATAGCCCAAAGAGATCGCGTTCCACTCTAGAACTCGACACGTTAGACGTGCCGAGAAACGCGGCGAAGAAGGTGTCCTCGGTTCCTATCGCTTCCATTATTAAGCCTGTCACTGCCGCTAACAAGATCCTAGTACGACGTGAATTGAAGACGATGAAGCTGACGGTGAGCCACGCGGCGGGTCTCGGTATTTCGGTCGAACGGTGCGAGGCGGCCAGGCCATTCTACGTGATCGCCAAGATGGATCCCAACGGCGAAGCGGCCAAGTCGAGGCAATTCCGCATCGGCGACGAGATCGTTCGTGTCTGCGGGCGTAGGATACGCGGCATGTCGATGGCGGAGGCGCGAAACGCCTTGCGGAGTTGCGTTGGCACGGTCGAGCTGCAAATCGCGAGAGAACCGATTCCGTCTTTCGGCGAGGAAATCGGCGACACGTGGGGCAACGCCTTGACGCGAACGCGAAGCGATCCCGACGCGTGGATCTCGAAGAACAAAAGACTTGAATTGTCAGTTCCGTCCGACGATACGTTATCTTCAACGAACGCCCGAATCCACCGCGCCGTTGACGACGCGACTGTTAGTTTCCAAAAGATGACGGGTATGAAGAAGTTCCAGGTCGTGAGGAAACGAAGCGCAGAGGCGCCCCCCGTTCGACGAGGGTCCAGCTTATCTATCGATCTCTTAACGATCATATTGGAAAAGGGCGCGCCGAAGAAATTGGGTTTTTCCATCGTCGGCGGCGTGGACAGCAATAAAGGACGCATGGGTATCTTTGTGAAGGATATTATGCTCGGTGGACAAGCTGCGGAAGAAg GTACTCTGAGAGTGGGAGACGAAATATTAGCAATCAATGGCTCCTCGTTGGATGGACTGACGCACGCCAAGGCGTTACAGATGTTCAAGAGCGCCAAAGCTGGGAACTTGATACTTCACGTCGCCCGAAGAGATCCAACGCATAAACG ATATGTCACACAATCAAAGTCATATGATTGCCTCGACAAATTAACGAAGTCTACCGACGAATAA
- the LOC139808562 gene encoding uncharacterized protein isoform X2: MRLFKRYTADTSPQLVSAVPISQDVAAANNAESNTSERSEKKLKADDRLEGILPVKEDTDTPKEPTDPSILTRKGISTWGRKMGRRWDQMKRSDSSELLSVPRRRRRWSPHRKSGYDEISSEKENGNSELPKPKRIPRVESLRNLFRTGGDHSLNGKSSTRSATIQEEDAVVNVSHCPMGKTLSEGAIKKLPFRGIYAENFDDREVTEINREMFRQKKLQLSRSIQDLQEQQRLLDYILKNHESLKPRQGDASARETLENVGTSASPKSLGETKSETPTRTPDHHQSAGNATVNEAKGNSCPQGSSAGSLTGLEDLLSNLRIGCDESGYDSDSTRAGADSPDSEKSAVPPLLKPRSFSITSDDYRGIDLSLLEGSQKKHASTVTESRSSETCDSKIEKVNAADAAVDVAANNSSFNESNATQSTVLMSEEDDTDSCDEDTFADFPEYRPDLTKVYSKTEADLLPKSREALTKATTATSVLLGEDLTKLHVTDRNDLSVTPQCDDADARGTDDVKIKVDSDERKLCVTPESHVNVSQMAKFQNLLKDKKSKNRKCSSPSVLHLLDHAASPCKDTPPANKIHSLSDAITNPLRYYSPKRSRSTLELDTLDVPRNAAKKVSSVPIASIIKPVTAANKILVRRELKTMKLTVSHAAGLGISVERCEAARPFYVIAKMDPNGEAAKSRQFRIGDEIVRVCGRRIRGMSMAEARNALRSCVGTVELQIAREPIPSFGEEIGDTWGNALTRTRSDPDAWISKNKRLELSVPSDDTLSSTNARIHRAVDDATVSFQKMTGMKKFQVVRKRSAEAPPVRRGSSLSIDLLTIILEKGAPKKLGFSIVGGVDSNKGRMGIFVKDIMLGGQAAEEGTLRVGDEILAINGSSLDGLTHAKALQMFKSAKAGNLILHVARRDPTHKRYVTQSKSYDCLDKLTKSTDE; this comes from the exons ATGCGTCTATTCAAACGTTACACAGCTGATACGAGTCCGCAGCTCGTTTCGGCTGTGCCTATATCTCAAGACGTTGCGGCTGCGAATAATGCCGAAAGCAATACGTCTGAAAGATCGGAGAAGAAATTGAAGGCGGACGACAGATTGGAAGGTATACTTCCAGTCAAAGAAGACACCGACACGCCGAAAGAACCGACGGACCCTTCTATCCTGACTCGTAAAG GAATTTCCACGTGGGGACGGAAGATGGGTCGACGATGGGATCAAATGAAGAGGTCGGACAGCTCCGAATTGCTTTCGGTgccgcgacggcgacgacggtgGAGCCCGCATCGGAAAAGCGGCTACGATGAAATCTCgagcgagaaagaaaac GGAAATAGCGAACTCCCGAAACCAAAGAGAATTCCCAGAGTAGAATCGTTGAGAAATCTCTTCAGAACCGGTGGCGATCATTCTCTTAACGGCAAGAGTTCTACGAGAAGCGCGACGATCCAGGAGGAGGATGCAGTTGTCAATGTTAGCCATTGCCCGATGGGGAAGACCCTCAGCGAAGGTGCGATCAAGAAGCTCCCATTTCGAGGTATTTACGCAGAGAATTTCGACGATCGCGAGGTCACTGAAATCAATCGGGAAATGTTCCGCCAAAAGAAATTGCAACTGAGTCGCAGCATACAGGATCTGCAGGAGCAACAGCGACTGTTGGATTACATACTCAAGAATCACGAGAGCCTGAAGCCGCGTCAGGGTGACGCGTCCGCGAGAGAAACGTTGGAGAACGTTGGAACGAGCGCGAGTCCGAAATCTTTGGGGGAGACGAAAAGTGAGACCCCGACGCGAACGCCTGATCATCATCAGTCTGCCGGTAACGCGACTGTCAACGAAGCTAAAGGAAATTCGTGTCCCCAAGGATCATCTGCCGGCTCGCTGACCGGTCTGGAAGATCTGCTGAGCAATCTGCGCATAGGTTGCGACGAAAGCGGCTACGATTCGGACAGTACGCGAGCCGGCGCGGACTCGCCGGACAGCGAAAAATCGGCGGTGCCTCCCTTGTTGAAGCCGCGCAGTTTCTCGATAACATCGGACGATTATCGCGGTATTGACTTATCTCTACTCGAGGGTTCGCAGAAAAAACACGCAAGTACCGTGACCGAATCACGTTCGTCGGAAACGTGCGATTCGAAGATCGAGAAGGTCAACGCCGCCGATGCCGCTGTCGATGTCGCGGCGAACAATTCTTCCTTCAATGAGTCGAACGCAACCCAATCCACCGTGTTAATGTCGGAGGAGGACGACACGGACAGCTGCGACGAGGATACTTTTGCCGATTTTCCGGAATACCGACCGGATTTAACGAAAGTTTATTCTAAGACGGAAGCGGATCTCTTGCCAAAGTCTCGCGAGGCTCTAACGAAAGCAACGACCGCGACATCCGTTCTGCTCGGTGAGGATTTAACGAAACTCCACGTGACAGACCGTAACGATCTCAGCGTTACACCGCAATGTGACGATGCTGATGCGCGTGGCACCGATGATGTCAAAATAAAAGTCGATTCCGACGAGAGGAAACTTTGTGTAACGCCGGAAAGTCATGTTAACGTATCCCAGATGgctaaatttcaaaatttactgAAGGACAAGAAGTCTAAAAATCGAAAATGCTCAAGTCCAAGTGTACTGCACCTCTTGGACCACGCGGCGTCCCCGTGCAAGGACACTCCACCGGCTAACAAAATCCATTCCTTATCTGACGCAATAACTAATCCTTTACGATACTATAGCCCAAAGAGATCGCGTTCCACTCTAGAACTCGACACGTTAGACGTGCCGAGAAACGCGGCGAAGAAGGTGTCCTCGGTTCCTATCGCTTCCATTATTAAGCCTGTCACTGCCGCTAACAAGATCCTAGTACGACGTGAATTGAAGACGATGAAGCTGACGGTGAGCCACGCGGCGGGTCTCGGTATTTCGGTCGAACGGTGCGAGGCGGCCAGGCCATTCTACGTGATCGCCAAGATGGATCCCAACGGCGAAGCGGCCAAGTCGAGGCAATTCCGCATCGGCGACGAGATCGTTCGTGTCTGCGGGCGTAGGATACGCGGCATGTCGATGGCGGAGGCGCGAAACGCCTTGCGGAGTTGCGTTGGCACGGTCGAGCTGCAAATCGCGAGAGAACCGATTCCGTCTTTCGGCGAGGAAATCGGCGACACGTGGGGCAACGCCTTGACGCGAACGCGAAGCGATCCCGACGCGTGGATCTCGAAGAACAAAAGACTTGAATTGTCAGTTCCGTCCGACGATACGTTATCTTCAACGAACGCCCGAATCCACCGCGCCGTTGACGACGCGACTGTTAGTTTCCAAAAGATGACGGGTATGAAGAAGTTCCAGGTCGTGAGGAAACGAAGCGCAGAGGCGCCCCCCGTTCGACGAGGGTCCAGCTTATCTATCGATCTCTTAACGATCATATTGGAAAAGGGCGCGCCGAAGAAATTGGGTTTTTCCATCGTCGGCGGCGTGGACAGCAATAAAGGACGCATGGGTATCTTTGTGAAGGATATTATGCTCGGTGGACAAGCTGCGGAAGAAg GTACTCTGAGAGTGGGAGACGAAATATTAGCAATCAATGGCTCCTCGTTGGATGGACTGACGCACGCCAAGGCGTTACAGATGTTCAAGAGCGCCAAAGCTGGGAACTTGATACTTCACGTCGCCCGAAGAGATCCAACGCATAAACG ATATGTCACACAATCAAAGTCATATGATTGCCTCGACAAATTAACGAAGTCTACCGACGAATAA